The Triticum aestivum cultivar Chinese Spring chromosome 7B, IWGSC CS RefSeq v2.1, whole genome shotgun sequence genome window below encodes:
- the LOC123159997 gene encoding uncharacterized protein isoform X2 yields MAAAAAAGDLRSEFREVLLSRRRELQVPVPTTVEKGSPVKEPLYQGNGPLGGREAMESCPRKEVENFEEKLVEENFYLMTESGEQGRLPVLLLKLNDAAPERKPVVVILHSSYKCKEWLRPLLEAYASRGYIAVAIDSRYHGERASSKTTYIEALNSAWRNGDTMPFIFDTVWDLIKLGDYLSAREDVDPSRIGITGMHAWFAAFVDTRYSVVVPIIGVQGFQWAIDNDKWQARVDSIKPLFEEARIDSGKSEIDAEVVKKVWDKIAPGMASQFDAPYSVPLIAPRPLLLLNGADDPRCPVLGLQEPASKAAKAYEEAGSAEKFKFVAEPGVGHRMTASMVKEASDWFDRFL; encoded by the exons atggccgccgccgccgccgccggagacctcAGGTCGGAGTTCCGCGAGGTGCTCCTCAGCCGCCGCCGCGAACTCCAAG TCCCGGTGCCTACGACCGTGGAGAAAGGGAGCCCGGTGAAGGAGCCACTGTACCAAGGCAACGGGCCTCTGGGGGGCAGAGAG GCCATGGAGTCGTGCCCGAGGAAGGAGGTGGAGAATTTCGAGGAGAAGCTGGTTGAGGAAAATTTCTACCTCATGACCGAG TCGGGCGAACAGGGACGCCTACCTGTACTTCTACTGAAACTTAACGACGCTGCTCCTGAAAGAAAGCCCGTTGTTGTAATACTGCACAGCTCTTACAAATGCAAGGAATGGTTGCGTCCTCTACTTGAG GCATATGCCTCCAGGGGTTATATTGCTGTCGCCATCGATTCTCGTTATCACGGTGAAAGGGCCAGCAGCAAGACTACTTACATAGAG GCACTCAATTCAGCTTGGAGGAATGGGGACACTATGCCTTTTATTTTTGACACG GTGTGGGACTTGATAAAGCTTGGAGATTATCTTAGTGCAAGGGAGGATGTCGATCCCTCTAGGATAGGGATTACTG GAATGCATGCATGGTTTGCTGCTTTTGTGGATACACGGTACAGTGTTGTTGTTCCAATAATTGGTGTTCAG GGATTTCAATGGGCAATAGATAATGACAAGTGGCAAGCTAGAGTTGATAGCATTAAGCCTTTATTTGAAG AAGCAAGAATTGATTCAGGGAAGAGTGAAATAGATGCAGAGGTTGTGAAAAAG GTTTGGGACAAGATAGCACCTGGTATGGCTTCACAGTTTGATGCTCCCTACTCAGTTCCTCTGATTGCACCACGTCCGCTCCTCCTCCTAAATG GTGCTGACGACCCTCGTTGCCCAGTCCTTGGTCTACAAGAACCTGCCTCCAAAGCTGCTAAGGCTTATGAAGAAGCTGGTTCTGCGGAGAAGTTCAAG TTCGTCGCGGAGCCGGGAGTTGGGCACAGGATGACCGCGAGCATGGTGAAGGAAGCGAGCGACTGGTTCGACCGCTTTCTCTAG
- the LOC123159997 gene encoding putative hydrolase YtaP isoform X1, which produces MAAAAAAGDLRSEFREVLLSRRRELQVPVPTTVEKGSPVKEPLYQGNGPLGGREAMESCPRKEVENFEEKLVEENFYLMTESGEQGRLPVLLLKLNDAAPERKPVVVILHSSYKCKEWLRPLLEAYASRGYIAVAIDSRYHGERASSKTTYIEALNSAWRNGDTMPFIFDTVWDLIKLGDYLSAREDVDPSRIGITGESLVGMHAWFAAFVDTRYSVVVPIIGVQGFQWAIDNDKWQARVDSIKPLFEEARIDSGKSEIDAEVVKKVWDKIAPGMASQFDAPYSVPLIAPRPLLLLNGADDPRCPVLGLQEPASKAAKAYEEAGSAEKFKFVAEPGVGHRMTASMVKEASDWFDRFL; this is translated from the exons atggccgccgccgccgccgccggagacctcAGGTCGGAGTTCCGCGAGGTGCTCCTCAGCCGCCGCCGCGAACTCCAAG TCCCGGTGCCTACGACCGTGGAGAAAGGGAGCCCGGTGAAGGAGCCACTGTACCAAGGCAACGGGCCTCTGGGGGGCAGAGAG GCCATGGAGTCGTGCCCGAGGAAGGAGGTGGAGAATTTCGAGGAGAAGCTGGTTGAGGAAAATTTCTACCTCATGACCGAG TCGGGCGAACAGGGACGCCTACCTGTACTTCTACTGAAACTTAACGACGCTGCTCCTGAAAGAAAGCCCGTTGTTGTAATACTGCACAGCTCTTACAAATGCAAGGAATGGTTGCGTCCTCTACTTGAG GCATATGCCTCCAGGGGTTATATTGCTGTCGCCATCGATTCTCGTTATCACGGTGAAAGGGCCAGCAGCAAGACTACTTACATAGAG GCACTCAATTCAGCTTGGAGGAATGGGGACACTATGCCTTTTATTTTTGACACG GTGTGGGACTTGATAAAGCTTGGAGATTATCTTAGTGCAAGGGAGGATGTCGATCCCTCTAGGATAGGGATTACTGGTGAATCACTCGTGG GAATGCATGCATGGTTTGCTGCTTTTGTGGATACACGGTACAGTGTTGTTGTTCCAATAATTGGTGTTCAG GGATTTCAATGGGCAATAGATAATGACAAGTGGCAAGCTAGAGTTGATAGCATTAAGCCTTTATTTGAAG AAGCAAGAATTGATTCAGGGAAGAGTGAAATAGATGCAGAGGTTGTGAAAAAG GTTTGGGACAAGATAGCACCTGGTATGGCTTCACAGTTTGATGCTCCCTACTCAGTTCCTCTGATTGCACCACGTCCGCTCCTCCTCCTAAATG GTGCTGACGACCCTCGTTGCCCAGTCCTTGGTCTACAAGAACCTGCCTCCAAAGCTGCTAAGGCTTATGAAGAAGCTGGTTCTGCGGAGAAGTTCAAG TTCGTCGCGGAGCCGGGAGTTGGGCACAGGATGACCGCGAGCATGGTGAAGGAAGCGAGCGACTGGTTCGACCGCTTTCTCTAG